A genomic window from Salvia miltiorrhiza cultivar Shanhuang (shh) chromosome 5, IMPLAD_Smil_shh, whole genome shotgun sequence includes:
- the LOC131024545 gene encoding protein IWS1 homolog 1-like isoform X3 has product MAYENDAYRDEEGEPLVDFDDDVRSEGEQPHDLLDDIDDSVYDRSERSPTPVFNDSNSKPRKRLIKKSSIKESGPLDFGLDDDDDDVGDVGGDYGREDDVAGLVRDDYSDGGKRKRDKGEKLRILEKNRKAEKEKKFKVRKSGGGRMKDHEADPEMKEMWDTIAGDNSEDDQEGVRTLDDDNFIDDTGVDPSDRYASDREHSPSRAPEAEEGEEDDEIKDLFKVGRKKKKTEKSPAEIALLVENVMAELEVVAEEDAELNRQGKPAINKLKKLSLLTDVLSKKQLQQEFLDHGVLTLLKNWLEPLPDGSLPNINVRAAVLKILNDFPIDLEQYDRREQLKKSGLGKVMFLSKVDEETTANRKLAKELVDKWSRPIFNKSTRFEDMKNFEDERSYRRTPVKKVMNNAAGRASRGDDDLDFSQERKSGQSSSRQHASRPEAMSMDFMVRPQSKVDPEAVRARAKQMVQDQRRAKMNKKLQQLKAPKRKQLQATKLSVEGRGMVKYL; this is encoded by the exons ATGGCATACGAGAACGACGC CTACCGTGATGAAGAAGGCGAGCCATTGGTGGACTTCGATGATGATGTCCGATCTGAAGGGGAACAGCCCCACGATCTCTTGGATGACATAGATGATTCCGTCTACGATCGCAGCGAAAGATCTCCAACGCCAGTGTTTAATGACTCGAATTCTAAGCCCCGGAAgcgattgataaaaaaatcatctaTTAAAGAATCTGGGCCCTTAGATTTTGGattagatgatgatgatgatgatgtaggTGATGTTGGTGGGGATTATGGCCGGGAGGATGATGTGGCTGGGTTGGTGAGAGATGATTACTCTGATGGCGGAAAGAGGAAGAGGGATAAAGGAGAGAAATTGAGAATTCTGGAGAAAAATAGGAAAGcagagaaggagaagaagttTAAGGTTAGGAAGAGTGGAGGAGGAAGAATGAAGGATCATGAGGCAGATCCAGAGATGAAAGAGATGTGGGACACTATTGCGGGTGACAATTCTGAG GATGACCAAGAAGGTGTTAGGACTCTGGACGATGATAATTTCATCGATGATACTGGCGTAGATCCTTCTGACCGTTATGCAAGTGACCGTGAACATTCTCCAAGTCGAGCTCCCGAG GCAGAAGAGGGAGAAGAGGATGATGAAATCAAGGACCTCTTCAAGGTTggaaggaaaaagaagaaaactgaaaaaagtCCTGCTGAAATTGCATTACTAGTTGAAAATGTGATGGCTGAGCTCGAGGTGGTTGCAGAAGAAGATGCAGAGCTCAATAGACAGGGGAAACCTGCAATCAATAAATTGAAAAAGCTGTCCCTTCTGACAGATGTTCTCTCAAA AAAGCAACTACAGCAAGAGTTTCTTGATCATGGAGTTTTGACTCTGTTAAAGAACTGGCTTGAGCCTCTTCCAGATGGAAGCTTACCAAATATCAACGTTCGTGCTGCTGTTTTGAAGATCCTTAATGAT TTCCCAATTGACTTAGAGCAGTATGACCGCAGAGAACAACTAAAAAAGAGCGGCCTTGGCAAGGTC ATGTTTTTGTCAAAGGTTGATGAGGAAACTACTGCCAACAGGAAACTCGCTAAAGAGTTGGTGGATAAATGG AGCCGACCAATTTTCAATAAGAGCACAAGGTTTGAAGACAtgaaaaactttgaggatgaaAGAAGCTACAGGAGGACACCTGTTAAAAA GGTAATGAATAATGCAGCAGGAAGGGCATCGCGGGGGGATGATGACCTGGATTTTTCGCA GGAGCGAAAATCCGGACAGTCATCTTCGAGGCAACATGCCTCTAGGCCTGAAGCAATGTCCATGGACTTTATGGTCCGTCCTCAATCCAAGGTTGATCCAGAAGCTGTACGAGCCCGTGCTAAACAAATGGTACAAGATCAGCGTAGGGCAAAG ATGAATAAGAAGTTGCAGCAGCTGAAAGCACCGAAGCGAAAACAACTACAGGCTACTAAACTCAGTGTGGAGGGTCGTGGCATGGTGAAATATCTGTAA
- the LOC131024545 gene encoding protein IWS1 homolog 1-like isoform X2, with protein sequence MAYENDAYRDEEGEPLVDFDDDVRSEGEQPHDLLDDIDDSVYDRSERSPTPVFNDSNSKPRKRLIKKSSIKESGPLDFGLDDDDDDVGDVGGDYGREDDVAGLVRDDYSDGGKRKRDKGEKLRILEKNRKAEKEKKFKVRKSGGGRMKDHEADPEMKEMWDTIAGDNSEDDQEGVRTLDDDNFIDDTGVDPSDRYASDREHSPSRAPEAEEGEEDDEIKDLFKVGRKKKKTEKSPAEIALLVENVMAELEVVAEEDAELNRQGKPAINKLKKLSLLTDVLSKKQLQQEFLDHGVLTLLKNWLEPLPDGSLPNINVRAAVLKILNDFPIDLEQYDRREQLKKSGLGKVIMFLSKVDEETTANRKLAKELVDKWSRPIFNKSTRFEDMKNFEDERSYRRTPVKKVMNNAAGRASRGDDDLDFSQERKSGQSSSRQHASRPEAMSMDFMVRPQSKVDPEAVRARAKQMVQDQRRAKMNKKLQQLKAPKRKQLQATKLSVEGRGMVKYL encoded by the exons ATGGCATACGAGAACGACGC CTACCGTGATGAAGAAGGCGAGCCATTGGTGGACTTCGATGATGATGTCCGATCTGAAGGGGAACAGCCCCACGATCTCTTGGATGACATAGATGATTCCGTCTACGATCGCAGCGAAAGATCTCCAACGCCAGTGTTTAATGACTCGAATTCTAAGCCCCGGAAgcgattgataaaaaaatcatctaTTAAAGAATCTGGGCCCTTAGATTTTGGattagatgatgatgatgatgatgtaggTGATGTTGGTGGGGATTATGGCCGGGAGGATGATGTGGCTGGGTTGGTGAGAGATGATTACTCTGATGGCGGAAAGAGGAAGAGGGATAAAGGAGAGAAATTGAGAATTCTGGAGAAAAATAGGAAAGcagagaaggagaagaagttTAAGGTTAGGAAGAGTGGAGGAGGAAGAATGAAGGATCATGAGGCAGATCCAGAGATGAAAGAGATGTGGGACACTATTGCGGGTGACAATTCTGAG GATGACCAAGAAGGTGTTAGGACTCTGGACGATGATAATTTCATCGATGATACTGGCGTAGATCCTTCTGACCGTTATGCAAGTGACCGTGAACATTCTCCAAGTCGAGCTCCCGAG GCAGAAGAGGGAGAAGAGGATGATGAAATCAAGGACCTCTTCAAGGTTggaaggaaaaagaagaaaactgaaaaaagtCCTGCTGAAATTGCATTACTAGTTGAAAATGTGATGGCTGAGCTCGAGGTGGTTGCAGAAGAAGATGCAGAGCTCAATAGACAGGGGAAACCTGCAATCAATAAATTGAAAAAGCTGTCCCTTCTGACAGATGTTCTCTCAAA AAAGCAACTACAGCAAGAGTTTCTTGATCATGGAGTTTTGACTCTGTTAAAGAACTGGCTTGAGCCTCTTCCAGATGGAAGCTTACCAAATATCAACGTTCGTGCTGCTGTTTTGAAGATCCTTAATGAT TTCCCAATTGACTTAGAGCAGTATGACCGCAGAGAACAACTAAAAAAGAGCGGCCTTGGCAAG GTCATTATGTTTTTGTCAAAGGTTGATGAGGAAACTACTGCCAACAGGAAACTCGCTAAAGAGTTGGTGGATAAATGG AGCCGACCAATTTTCAATAAGAGCACAAGGTTTGAAGACAtgaaaaactttgaggatgaaAGAAGCTACAGGAGGACACCTGTTAAAAA GGTAATGAATAATGCAGCAGGAAGGGCATCGCGGGGGGATGATGACCTGGATTTTTCGCA GGAGCGAAAATCCGGACAGTCATCTTCGAGGCAACATGCCTCTAGGCCTGAAGCAATGTCCATGGACTTTATGGTCCGTCCTCAATCCAAGGTTGATCCAGAAGCTGTACGAGCCCGTGCTAAACAAATGGTACAAGATCAGCGTAGGGCAAAG ATGAATAAGAAGTTGCAGCAGCTGAAAGCACCGAAGCGAAAACAACTACAGGCTACTAAACTCAGTGTGGAGGGTCGTGGCATGGTGAAATATCTGTAA
- the LOC131024545 gene encoding protein IWS1 homolog 1-like isoform X1, which yields MAYENDAYRDEEGEPLVDFDDDVRSEGEQPHDLLDDIDDSVYDRSERSPTPVFNDSNSKPRKRLIKKSSIKESGPLDFGLDDDDDDVGDVGGDYGREDDVAGLVRDDYSDGGKRKRDKGEKLRILEKNRKAEKEKKFKVRKSGGGRMKDHEADPEMKEMWDTIAGDNSEDDQEGVRTLDDDNFIDDTGVDPSDRYASDREHSPSRAPEAEEGEEDDEIKDLFKVGRKKKKTEKSPAEIALLVENVMAELEVVAEEDAELNRQGKPAINKLKKLSLLTDVLSKKQLQQEFLDHGVLTLLKNWLEPLPDGSLPNINVRAAVLKILNDFPIDLEQYDRREQLKKSGLGKVIMFLSKVDEETTANRKLAKELVDKWSRPIFNKSTRFEDMKNFEDERSYRRTPVKKVMNNAAGRASRGDDDLDFSQERKSGQSSSRQHASRPEAMSMDFMVRPQSKVDPEAVRARAKQMVQDQRRAKVGSSFIKKTNLRWNAIVLKNIGLDVDGSLHTSLRNTGPFLICCLCDSICAEEIVHISIFYAYQ from the exons ATGGCATACGAGAACGACGC CTACCGTGATGAAGAAGGCGAGCCATTGGTGGACTTCGATGATGATGTCCGATCTGAAGGGGAACAGCCCCACGATCTCTTGGATGACATAGATGATTCCGTCTACGATCGCAGCGAAAGATCTCCAACGCCAGTGTTTAATGACTCGAATTCTAAGCCCCGGAAgcgattgataaaaaaatcatctaTTAAAGAATCTGGGCCCTTAGATTTTGGattagatgatgatgatgatgatgtaggTGATGTTGGTGGGGATTATGGCCGGGAGGATGATGTGGCTGGGTTGGTGAGAGATGATTACTCTGATGGCGGAAAGAGGAAGAGGGATAAAGGAGAGAAATTGAGAATTCTGGAGAAAAATAGGAAAGcagagaaggagaagaagttTAAGGTTAGGAAGAGTGGAGGAGGAAGAATGAAGGATCATGAGGCAGATCCAGAGATGAAAGAGATGTGGGACACTATTGCGGGTGACAATTCTGAG GATGACCAAGAAGGTGTTAGGACTCTGGACGATGATAATTTCATCGATGATACTGGCGTAGATCCTTCTGACCGTTATGCAAGTGACCGTGAACATTCTCCAAGTCGAGCTCCCGAG GCAGAAGAGGGAGAAGAGGATGATGAAATCAAGGACCTCTTCAAGGTTggaaggaaaaagaagaaaactgaaaaaagtCCTGCTGAAATTGCATTACTAGTTGAAAATGTGATGGCTGAGCTCGAGGTGGTTGCAGAAGAAGATGCAGAGCTCAATAGACAGGGGAAACCTGCAATCAATAAATTGAAAAAGCTGTCCCTTCTGACAGATGTTCTCTCAAA AAAGCAACTACAGCAAGAGTTTCTTGATCATGGAGTTTTGACTCTGTTAAAGAACTGGCTTGAGCCTCTTCCAGATGGAAGCTTACCAAATATCAACGTTCGTGCTGCTGTTTTGAAGATCCTTAATGAT TTCCCAATTGACTTAGAGCAGTATGACCGCAGAGAACAACTAAAAAAGAGCGGCCTTGGCAAG GTCATTATGTTTTTGTCAAAGGTTGATGAGGAAACTACTGCCAACAGGAAACTCGCTAAAGAGTTGGTGGATAAATGG AGCCGACCAATTTTCAATAAGAGCACAAGGTTTGAAGACAtgaaaaactttgaggatgaaAGAAGCTACAGGAGGACACCTGTTAAAAA GGTAATGAATAATGCAGCAGGAAGGGCATCGCGGGGGGATGATGACCTGGATTTTTCGCA GGAGCGAAAATCCGGACAGTCATCTTCGAGGCAACATGCCTCTAGGCCTGAAGCAATGTCCATGGACTTTATGGTCCGTCCTCAATCCAAGGTTGATCCAGAAGCTGTACGAGCCCGTGCTAAACAAATGGTACAAGATCAGCGTAGGGCAAAGGTTGGTAGTTCTTTCATTAAAAAGACAAATCTCAGATGGAATGCCATTGTTCTAAAAAATATAGGGCTTGATGTGGATGGGAGTTTACATACTAGTTTGAGAAATACTGGACCTTTCCTGATTTGTTGCTTATGTGATTCTATTTGTGCTGAAGAGATTGTGCACATTTCTATTTTCTATGCTTATCAGTAA